tcCAGGATTCTTCGTCGGCAATGTCACGGAAGAATTGATGCAAAGTATTAGCTTCATTCAAACGAGCTTGACGATGAGCAGCCAAGTTACAAATACGTTCATAACGCTCGTTGATCGATTGACGCTTCTCCTGAATTCCGGCACTATCGAATTGTCCACTTTCGACCAAAGAGTCAGCCTGAGCATTCATATCCTTGATGCGATCTTCATGGGCATTAATATCAGCCTCAACCAGCTGATGTTTTTTCATCAAGTTTTGAACCGAGGCCAAATCCTTGCCGGCATCTTCCGAAGTTAACAAACTCTCTACTTCACCCAACCAGAAGTCCAAGTCCTTAACAGCAGCAATGTAAGTACGCTGCTTGTTTGCTTCCTTCaacttcaaagatttttcagtTGTCTTCTGAGTCAGGTATTCCCATTGATCAGCAATTTGTGTCAGACGCTTCTGAACGGCGTCCTCTGATCCACTACACTGATTCTTGTCAATCAGATTGCTACCCATAGCCAACACACTTTGAATACGATCAGCATTGGCTGCCAATTCAGCTTCGAAAGCTTGATGTTTCTGGTGCTTCGATTGAATGTTTGCTGGATCTTTGTAGCTTTCTTCCGTAGCCAGTTGAAGCTTTTCGGCAATCCAGTTCTCAATTTCATCAGCATCACGTGAGAACTGTTGCAGGGTCTGTTCGTCACCCAAACGCGATCGCTTCTCGATCAAGTCCTCCTTCAGATGACGCCAGCGATCCAACACCTCCGAACGCTTGTCATCGATTAGTTTTCCGGCATAGTGCTCTTGGGCAATCAGCTGATCAGCCAGCACCTGCAATGCAGCGATTTTCTCCTCATGCCCGTTGATAGCCTTGTCGAAATCTTCATGTTTCTTAATCAGCGCCTCGACATTGTCACCCTTGGAGTCAACTTCCTCGGCATTCAAGAAAGACTCACGAGCGCTCATCCAGTTCTCGGCTTGCTCACAATCACGCAGATATAGCTGAAGGTCCAAATTCTGATCCAACTGCAGGCGTCGATCGGTCCAAGCACGTTCCAACTCTTCCCGGGCCTTGGCAAGGTTCTCGATCTTCTCCTGAATCTCAGGAGCGGCATAATGATTGGCTTGCAGCAATTCGGTTCCGAACTGCTCGAAAGCAGCGAAAGTTCCGGCACGGGCATCGATTTCCGTGCGGTGTTCCTAATAACGAGATAAATGTTGGTAAGAATGCCAGAAAAAGTTTAATTATGTTGCTCAGGACCCCAAGCTAGAAAAGCTACTGTTTTAGGTGACAGTTTTCCGCCAGCTGTTCAAGCTTTAAGTCCTCCCATTACAAATTCAGACAAAGATTAGAGCGCAACATGAGCTTTAAATGAAAGATCAGCATGACAAGTCATGGAATGAAACAACGTGGAATAAGACAGCAACACCACACACATAAAACATTGAAGCGATGTAAGCGACGAATTAAACAATATTAGAAAAGCGGAtcgatttactttaaaaatattttcaaaaaaatcgttatccGAACAGAATGTTTGCGGAATGAATTTAAATctctaaattattaatttttagtcgtaaggaaaatatcaaaaattaaagctttttttacGAATGCTTTTTAATAATAGATCATGAACTACTTTTGGTAGCATGTTCAGATAGATGGACAGGGGAACGAAACATAAaaagttgaatatattttcaattgCTTCATAGCGAAAAtataccaaaatgataaaaaaaatgatgacacTGAGGCCAAcacaatgaaattgaaaatgaatccTGCTCTCGGTTACAACTGCAGAATATGTGTGTTAAATGCAACGAAGAAGCACCAAACGAAAATGTACTGATTGATAATAATGACGTGTTCATATGTGAGTGTtaacatttaaaacaaaatgttattttatgtGTATTGGTTTAATCTATAatactaaaaatacaaagaacgAGTAAAGTGTTGCTTCATCCTCACCGATTAGAAACGACGAAAAAGGCTTAATGGAAAGATAAACAGAAACGCTCAAAAGATTGCCAATTCTATTGTAACAGCGCTGATGaacaaaactataattttttttggaacaaactTAATCAATTTAGCAACACAAAAATATTGCAGTAAGGCGCCAATCGATGGTTGCTAATACAAAGAGATCAGAAAAGTGTAACTTAATCGACTCACAAAACgaagaacaaaaattattacACGGATTAGAAAACAAACggttttgattcttttttttttgttcgagttAATAACAACTAAGAGTAGTAACAATGTAATGATAAGAGATTATTTTTGGTTAAGAGCCGATTGAAGCTCTATATTTTACTTTACTCGATCATTATGTACCTGCGGGATACCGTAACGAAAATCAATTTCAGCACGATGGTTCTGAgggaaattaaaattgatttagaatttagaattggtGATTCGAATTGGGTGGTTGTGGTATGAATTCCTAGTGTacagaaaacattatttaaaatatttagataaaaaactatttcttaTTTATACTTGAGTGATTCATATCGGGATGATTATTGGAAAATATTCTGATATGGGAACACTGACAAAAAATACTAAACGACATCACAAATGGgacattgaaaattcaaagttgAGAAGTAACTTTTCTAGATTAACTATAAGAAGAAAAATCAAGGAACTCAATATGAAAACTCACCTGATGTCTTTCAATCAAAGCTTCAGCACCGGTGACATCATTGGCCAATTCCTCGGAAGTAACCAAACCCATCATGGAACTGATCCAAGCCATCAGATCGCGGTAGTCGCTGAGGAAGCGTTGCAAATCGTACGAGTCAAGTAGTTTCTCCTTTCGCTGTTGAGCCTTGGCTACCACCTGTTGCCATTCTTCGTTGATCTCCTTCTGCTTGGCATAAGTTTGATCAGCTGTGTCGGCATGAGATTGCATCAAACGATTAGCAGCTTCATCCAGCTGACGGATTTTATCCCGCAAAGCAGCCAAATCCCGTTCCAAGCCTTCGTGTTTACGTTGCAATGTTTGAACGCCTCGCAGATCCTTGCCCAAATCATCGTTGGTCAAAGCATTATCTTTTTCGGCGATCCAATCCTTCGTTTCATCAACATCGCGATGGAATCGTTGAACTTCATGGGCAGAACCCAATTGGCTTGCCCGTTCCTGGGTGATAGTTTGAAGAGTGGCCCATTCCTCGTTCAAAGTTTGGATTTGAGTTTTGATCTTCAAAGCTGCTTCCGTTTGTCCAAGGGATGTTAACTGAACAGCAATTTCGTTCAATTTAGCCAAACGCACTTCGTTAGCCTTCAGATCATCATTGAAGTCATCGAATTTCTTCTGCATGACTTCGACTTCTTCTAGATCCTCACCGACATCCTTGATTTGAGCGTGGCTCTCTTTATCCTTAATCCAGGTGGACAAATCAGCAGCCTCTCGAACCAGCACGTACGCTTTGACAGTCTCATTCAGCTTATTTTGGCGTTCCCGAGCCAAAGCCAACAGATTATCATACTGACTGTTGATTTGCGATTGACGTTTGGAAATCGAATGACCATCGACCAGATTTTGCTGACTGGCACTTAGACCCGGATCAATCTTCTTAATGTAGGCAGCTGGAACAAAGCCTTGACGATCATTCACTTCAACCTTCCACCAATCTTTGTTGTTGGAATTTAAGAGCGTTAGAACGTCGCCCTTCTTCATGGACACTTCACGAGGGGACTTCTCGGTATAATCATACAAAGCCATTACGCATTCCTTTCCAGTGATATCAACGACCGGAGTTTCCTGTTGGCGACAGTTTTTAGCTTGTTCCTGCAGTGCTTGAATTGTGTTGCCAAAAGCTTCCAAATCCGACACGAGTGCTTCATGTTTTTTCAACAAGGCTTCCGATGAATCTTCATCCTTGCCGTAGTCTTGATTGGACACGATCGGTTCCTTCTCGCGCATCCAGGATTCAGCTTCATTGGCATCAGCGAAGTATTGGTGAGCTTGCAAAGAGTCTTCCAAATCCTGTTTGCGTTGGTTAGCCTTTTCCTTTAGTGAACTCCACTGTTCAATGACATTGTCCAAACGCAGCCTGATTTCTTCGGTGGCAAACGGTTGCTCCGTAAGCATTTGTTCTCCATTGGCAATAACACCCGATACACGATTCTCGTGATTGTTGATTTCGGCTAAAACGGCTTGATGTTTTTTGATCAGATTTTGAACACCAATCAAGTCGCGACCGCGATTGGTCGATGCAGCAACAGGTTCCTTCTCTCGGATCCATGCAGCTTCGTCCTCCAAATCACGGAACAACTGCTGTACTTGCAACGAGTCCAAAAGACGTTGCTTGCGTTCTGTCATTGGAGTAGCCAAAGCGCCATAACGCTTGGACAAAGCGGATTCCTTGTTGCGAATGTTGTCAGCATCGAAGTGACCActttcgacaaacttgttagcGGCAACCTTGATGCCCTCGATACGGTCCTGATGAGCCATTACGTCCGCTTCCAACAGAGCATGTTTCTTCTGCAAGTTTTGCACACTCGTCAAATCCTTGCCATAGTCTTCAGACATCAGCTGACCTTCAACTTCGCTCAACCACAGTTCGATATCTTCGACGGTACGATTGAATTGTTGCTGTTGAGAAGCTTCCTGCAACTTGCAACCCTTTTTATCCGAAGCTTGAACAAGCGATTCCCAGAGCGTAACAATTTCCTGCATACGAGAGTTGATTTGATCCGCAGCGTAATGTCCCTTTTCGATCAGGTTCTGACCGTTGGTGGTGATGTCTTCGATACGACTTTTGTTGGCCGTCAGTTCGTGTTCAAAGTTGGTGTGCTTTTGAACTTTGCCATTCAAATTTGTTGGATCAAGATAACTGTCATCAGTGGCAAATTTCAGTTTCTCACTGATCCAACCTTTGGTTTCGTCGCAATCGCGTTCGAATTGTTGCAGTGCATTAGAATCTTCCAGCAATTGTCGACGAACGGAAGATTTCTCCAACAAAGCAGAGCGACGAGCCAGCAGCATCGAACGACGTTGGGCAACATCATCAGCGGCGTAGTGTTGACCATCAATTAGCTTAGTAGCGAACACATCCAAAGCTTTGATCTTCTCTTCCTGAGCTGCAAGACTCTTTTCGAAATCTTCGTGCTTCTTGATCAAAGCTTCGACGGAATCCAACGAATCTCCCAGATCATCATTGGCTAAGAAAGCTTCTTGTTTTGCCATCCAAGTATCGGCTTGCTCGGTATCACGATAAAACAGCTGAAGGTCCATGCACTGCTCGTACAGAATACGACGATCCTCCCACAAGGACAACAGCGAACTCTTGTCACTTTCCAGGGCAGCAAGTTTCTCCTGAACTTCCGCAGCAGCATAATGTTCACGTTCCAATAATTGACGACCAGCTTCAGTAGTAACTTTGAAGCTATCTCCGCGAGCATCAATTTCTCCCTTGTGTTCCTGATGACGTTCGAGTAAAGCTTCGGCACCAGCAACATCCTTTGCCAATTCATCAGCCGAAATAATGGCCTTCATTCCATTGATCCATGAAACAAGATCGCGGAAATCAGCCAAGAATCGGTGCAAGAAGTAAGATTCATCCAACTTTTGCTTGCGTTCTTTAGCTTTGGCAGTCAGCGATTGCCAGTATGCTGCAATTTCTGCCTGCTTCTCGCGAATCTGATCGCTATGATCGGCATGGATACTGCACAAACGTCCAGCTTCCGCTCCGAGCGTTGCAACCTTATCCTCCAATGCAGCCAAATCTCTCTCGACACCTTCGTGTTTACGCTGCAGAGCCTGAACGCTGGCTAAATCTCGTCCATAATCATCCGAAGACAAAACAACGTCCTTCTCCGCAATCCAAGCGACGGTCTCGTCAGCATCACGATTGAAGCGTTGAATCTCATGCGCTCCAAACAATTTCTCTTCGCGTAAAATGGCCAACTGCTTCAGTCGCTGCCAAGCTTCGTTCAACTCTTCCTTCTTACGGGTAATCGTTTCCCGTTCCGGATGACCGTTGGAAAGCAACTTATCGGCCAGCTCATTCACCTCAGTAACGCGATATTCTTGCGATGCCATATCCTTTTGGAACTCATCGAACTTACGTTGTAGGACCTCGACATGTTCCAAATCTTGACCAAATTCATCAGCAGTCACGAAAGCTTCCTTGTCCTTGATCCAGAACATTACTTCCTCGCAGTGGCGCAAGAATTGTACCAAGACAAGGGCTTGCTGCAACTTCATGCCCTTTTCGGCTAATCTCGAAAGCAACAGCTCCCACAGACGATGCAGCTCATCGAGACGACGCTGGATGGTATCCGAGGCAAAGTGCTGTTGGTTGATCATCTCCTGGCCAGTGTTGTCCAACACCACGATCGCATTGCTATGGGCCGAAACTTCGGCCTCGAAAGCTTgatgtttctgaattttggcCTGCAGATTGGTAGGATCGCGATAGCTCTCCTCGGAAGCGGCCTGCAACTTCTCGTGGATCCAGCTCTCCAGCTCATCGGAATCGCGCTTGAAGTACTGGAAACGACGGGAGTCCTCCAGCTTCTCGCGCTTGTGGCGCGTTTCCACCTTGAACTCATTGTACCGATTCAGCACCTGTTCACGACGCTCCTGGATATCCTCGGCCGATTCCAGTATCTTTACCTCCTTGGGGGTAAATTGTTCCATCGTAGTTTTTCTTTCTCCCTTGAGGGACTCGAATAGATTTCAATTTATAGCCTgcgaaaaaaaagaagttgtTGAGTGTCCTACCTTCAGTACAATAGTGAAAAACGCGTTAGCAGAAAAATGATGATCTCATACTTTGAGCATCCAGTGTTCATATCTCACCTTTTCGTTATCAGTAATTTTTATCAGTAACAGCTTCGTCTTTTCTTAGTCGTTCGTGTGCGTGTGGTTTCTTCACGTCTTTATTTATCCAACAGATATTTAAACCTGCAAATTGGTTATggtgataaatttattttaattcagttgaaaaacaaaatcattgaaGTAAAAGAAGCAAACCAAATGCCGAGCTTTTTCTGCTAATGCCACCGCAAAGAGTTCCTTAGAATACAAGTGTTTCATATGAATGCGTGTGTCATCATAATATGTATAAACCTCTGAAAACACCGCTAACTAAATCTATATCAAACTTTATTGACAAGTACATTTTATTCAACCATTCAATAATCTAATGActtattttttttccgtttcatCAGTTCTTCCATTTTATGTTGCTCGCGTTgatatttgttacttttttgaaTCTCTAAAAATATGCATCTTCCTTT
This sequence is a window from Uranotaenia lowii strain MFRU-FL chromosome 3, ASM2978415v1, whole genome shotgun sequence. Protein-coding genes within it:
- the LOC129756017 gene encoding spectrin alpha chain isoform X2; this encodes MEQFTPKEVKILESAEDIQERREQVLNRYNEFKVETRHKREKLEDSRRFQYFKRDSDELESWIHEKLQAASEESYRDPTNLQAKIQKHQAFEAEVSAHSNAIVVLDNTGQEMINQQHFASDTIQRRLDELHRLWELLLSRLAEKGMKLQQALVLVQFLRHCEEVMFWIKDKEAFVTADEFGQDLEHVEVLQRKFDEFQKDMASQEYRVTEVNELADKLLSNGHPERETITRKKEELNEAWQRLKQLAILREEKLFGAHEIQRFNRDADETVAWIAEKDVVLSSDDYGRDLASVQALQRKHEGVERDLAALEDKVATLGAEAGRLCSIHADHSDQIREKQAEIAAYWQSLTAKAKERKQKLDESYFLHRFLADFRDLVSWINGMKAIISADELAKDVAGAEALLERHQEHKGEIDARGDSFKVTTEAGRQLLEREHYAAAEVQEKLAALESDKSSLLSLWEDRRILYEQCMDLQLFYRDTEQADTWMAKQEAFLANDDLGDSLDSVEALIKKHEDFEKSLAAQEEKIKALDVFATKLIDGQHYAADDVAQRRSMLLARRSALLEKSSVRRQLLEDSNALQQFERDCDETKGWISEKLKFATDDSYLDPTNLNGKVQKHTNFEHELTANKSRIEDITTNGQNLIEKGHYAADQINSRMQEIVTLWESLVQASDKKGCKLQEASQQQQFNRTVEDIELWLSEVEGQLMSEDYGKDLTSVQNLQKKHALLEADVMAHQDRIEGIKVAANKFVESGHFDADNIRNKESALSKRYGALATPMTERKQRLLDSLQVQQLFRDLEDEAAWIREKEPVAASTNRGRDLIGVQNLIKKHQAVLAEINNHENRVSGVIANGEQMLTEQPFATEEIRLRLDNVIEQWSSLKEKANQRKQDLEDSLQAHQYFADANEAESWMREKEPIVSNQDYGKDEDSSEALLKKHEALVSDLEAFGNTIQALQEQAKNCRQQETPVVDITGKECVMALYDYTEKSPREVSMKKGDVLTLLNSNNKDWWKVEVNDRQGFVPAAYIKKIDPGLSASQQNLVDGHSISKRQSQINSQYDNLLALARERQNKLNETVKAYVLVREAADLSTWIKDKESHAQIKDVGEDLEEVEVMQKKFDDFNDDLKANEVRLAKLNEIAVQLTSLGQTEAALKIKTQIQTLNEEWATLQTITQERASQLGSAHEVQRFHRDVDETKDWIAEKDNALTNDDLGKDLRGVQTLQRKHEGLERDLAALRDKIRQLDEAANRLMQSHADTADQTYAKQKEINEEWQQVVAKAQQRKEKLLDSYDLQRFLSDYRDLMAWISSMMGLVTSEELANDVTGAEALIERHQNHRAEIDFRYGIPQEHRTEIDARAGTFAAFEQFGTELLQANHYAAPEIQEKIENLAKAREELERAWTDRRLQLDQNLDLQLYLRDCEQAENWMSARESFLNAEEVDSKGDNVEALIKKHEDFDKAINGHEEKIAALQVLADQLIAQEHYAGKLIDDKRSEVLDRWRHLKEDLIEKRSRLGDEQTLQQFSRDADEIENWIAEKLQLATEESYKDPANIQSKHQKHQAFEAELAANADRIQSVLAMGSNLIDKNQCSGSEDAVQKRLTQIADQWEYLTQKTTEKSLKLKEANKQRTYIAAVKDLDFWLGEVESLLTSEDAGKDLASVQNLMKKHQLVEADINAHEDRIKDMNAQADSLVESGQFDSAGIQEKRQSINERYERICNLAAHRQARLNEANTLHQFFRDIADEESWIKEKKLLVGSDDYGRDLTGVQNLKKKHKRLEAELASHEPAIQAVQEAGEKLMDVSNLGVPEIEQRLKALNQAWAELKGLAATRGQKLDESLIYQQFLAKVEEEEAWITEKQQLLSVEDYGDSMAAVQGLLKKHDAFETDFAAHRERCADIRDNGQTLVTNNNHHAESISQRCAQLEKKLENLQSLATRRKNALLDNFAYLQFMWKADVVESWIADKENHVKSEEFGRDLSTVQTLLTKQETFDAGLSAFEQEGIHNITALKDQLINANHAQSAAILKRHEDVLTRWQKLRADSEARKYRLLAMQEQFRQIEDLYLTFAKKASAFNSWFENAEEDLTDPVRCNSIEEITALRAAHAQFQNSLSSAQYDFQALADLDRKIKSFNVGPNPYTWFTMEALEDTWRNLQKIIEERDAELAKEVHRQEENDKLRKEFAKHANLFHQWLTETRTSLMEGSGSLEEQFEALCHKANEIRARRGDLKKIEELGATLEEHLILDNRYTEHSTVGLAQQWDQLDQLAMRMQHNLKQQIQARNQSGVSEDSLKEFSMMFKHFDKDKSGKLNHQEFKSCLRALGYDLPMVEEGQPDPEFEEILNVVDPNRDGQVSLQEYIAFMISKETENVQSYEEIENAFRAITASDRPYVTKDELYSNLTKDMADYCVQRMKPFNDTKTGHPITGALDYVEFTRTLFQN